From a single Nicotiana tomentosiformis chromosome 2, ASM39032v3, whole genome shotgun sequence genomic region:
- the LOC104113836 gene encoding aminopeptidase P1-like: protein MADTLAALRSLMSSHSPPLHVLIVPSEDYHQSEYVSARDKRRDFVSGFTGSAGLALITMNEALLWTDGRYFLQAAKQLNEQWKLMRMGEDPAVDIWMADNLPKDAAIGVDPWCISVDTAQKWERAFAKKQQKLVQTPKNLVDEVWKNQPPAETNPVVVHPLEFAGRSVADKLKKLREKLVKEKSRAMIITTLDEVAWLYNVRGTDVSYSPVVHAFAIVTLDSAFFYVDKRKLSSEANSYMKENGIFVRDYGEVSSDAVLLASDQLTASSSDKTPTGFSRNTESNDGKATGNGAIPAAEFVNDLIWVDPCACCFALYSKLNADKVLLKQSPLALEKALKNSVEMEGLKKAHIRDGAAVVQYLAWLDKQMQEIYGASGYFAEAESLSKNKLKDTKRLTEVSASDKLEEFRASKEHFRGLSFPTISSVGSNAAIIHYSPEAETCAELDPDKIYLCDSGAQYLDGTTDITRTVHFGKPTPHEKACYTAVLKGHISLGNARFPNGTNGYALDILARTPLWKYGLDYRHGTGHGIGSYLNVHEGPHQISFRPSAQNVPLQVSMTVTDEPGYYEDGNFGIRLENVLIVKEGITKFNFGDKGYLAFEHITWAPYQKKLIDVSLLAPEEIQWLNDYHSKCSDILAPYLNQPEVEWLKKATEPVPA, encoded by the exons ATGGCAGACACGCTCGCTGCTCTGAGGTCTTTAATGTCTTCTCACTCTCCTCCTCTCCATGTTTTGATCGTTCCTTCTGAAGATTATCATCAG AGCGAATATGTATCTGCACGGGACAAGAGGCGCGATTTTGTCTCTGGATTCACCGGAAGTGCTG GACTAGCACTCATAACAATGAATGAAGCACTTTTGTGGACGGATGGACGCTACTTCTTGCAGGCAGCTAAGCAGCTTAATGAGCAGTGGAAGCTCATGCGTATGGGAGAAGACCCTGCAGTTGATATTTGGATGGCAGAT AATCTACCAAAGGATGCAGCTATTGGTGTTGATCCATGGTGTATATCAGTAGATACTGCACAGAAGTGGGAGCGTGCTTTTGCTAAGAAACAACAAAAGTTGGTTCAAACACCTAAAAACTTGGTGGACGAAGTTTGGAAAAATCAGCCACCTGCCGAAACAAATCCTGTAGTCGTGCATCCATTAGAATTTGCTGGTCGCTCTGTTGCAGataagttgaaaaaattgagaGAAAAGCTTGTAAAGGAAAAATCTCGTGCTATGATAATAACGACACTTGATGAA GTTGCCTGGTTGTATAATGTCCGCGGCACAGATGTATCATATAGCCCGGTTGTTCATGCATTCGCTATTGTGACATTAGACTCGGCCTTCTTCTATGTGGATAAAAGAAAGTTGTCATCTGAG GCAAACTCTTACATGAAGGAAAATGGAATTTTTGTACGGGATTACGGTGAAGTTAGCTCAGATGCAGTCTTGCTTGCGTCTGATCAACTCACTGCTTCCTCATCTGACAAAACTCCAACCGGATTTTCAAGGAACACAGAGAGTAATGATGGCAAGGCTACAGGAAATGGTGCCATTCCAGCTGCAGAGTTTGTGAATGACCTCATTTGGGTTGACCCTTGTGCATGCTGCTTTGCTTTGTACTCAAAACTGAATGCTGATAAAGTCCTCCTTAAGCAGTCACCTTTGGCCCTTGAGAAAGCCCTAAAG AATTCTGTTGAGATGGAAGGATTGAAGAAGGCCCACATTCGGGATGGGGCAGCTGTCGTGCAGTATCTCGCCTGGCTGGATAAGCAG ATGCAGGAAATTTATGGGGCGTCTGGTTACTTTGCAGAGGCTGAGAGTTTGAGCAAGAACAAATTAAA GGATACCAAAAGACTTACAGAAGTTTCTGCAAGCGATAAGCTAGAGGAGTTCCGGGCATCTAAAGAG CATTTTAGAGGGCTGAGTTTTCCAACTATTTCATCTGTTGGTTCAAATGCAGCCATTATCCATTATTCACCCGAGGCAGAAACATGTGCTGAACTTGATCCAGATAAAATTTACCTATGTGATTCAGGAGCACAG TATCTGGATGGAACAACTGATATTACACGGACTGTTCATTTTGGAAAACCTACTCCACATGAGAAAGCATGTTATACTGCG GTTCTCAAAGGACATATTTCATTGGGTAATGCCCGGTTTCCCAATGGAACAAATG GGTATGCTCTTGACATTCTTGCTCGAACTCCTTTATGGAAGTATGGGCTTGACTATAGGCATGGTACTGGTCATGGGATTGGGTCTTACTTAAATGTCCATGAAG GACCTCATCAAATTAGTTTCAGACCATCAGCTCAAAATGTGCCACTGCAAGTTTCAATGACTGTTACAGATG AACCTGGTTATTACGAGGATGGAAATTTTGGTATTAGATTGGAGAATGTGCTTATTGTCAAGGAGGGAATCACTAAGTTCAACTTTGGCGACAAGGGTTACTTGGCATTTGAGCATATAACTTGG GCACCATATCAGAAGAAATTGATTGATGTGAGCCTTCTGGCGCCTGAAGAAATCCAATGGTTGAATGACTACCACTCTAAATGCTCGGATATCCTTGCTCCTTACTTGAATCAACCTGAAGTGGAATGGCTGAAGAAGGCTACTGAACCAGTTCCAGCTTGA